From a region of the Marinomonas mediterranea MMB-1 genome:
- the cobO gene encoding cob(I)yrinic acid a,c-diamide adenosyltransferase produces MPNKTEEEKRAIQEAKLLKKKAVVDERIAKATIERGVSILLTGNGKGKSSSAFGTMARALGHGRKCAVVQFIKGRTETGEQKFFGALPDVEFHVMGHGFTWETRNPELEQKAAEQAWELAKGLLANPEVDFVLLDEVTYMYKYGYLQVEDLLAALESRPKHQNVMMTGRTAPRALLDSVDTHSKIANERHAFASGVKAQEGIEW; encoded by the coding sequence ATGCCGAATAAAACAGAAGAAGAGAAAAGAGCGATACAAGAAGCCAAATTGCTTAAGAAAAAAGCGGTGGTTGATGAGCGTATCGCAAAGGCGACCATTGAACGTGGTGTCAGTATATTGTTAACGGGCAATGGTAAGGGAAAAAGTTCCAGCGCATTTGGGACGATGGCTCGTGCTTTGGGGCATGGTCGTAAATGCGCCGTCGTACAATTTATAAAGGGTCGTACCGAAACTGGCGAACAGAAATTTTTTGGCGCGTTACCGGACGTAGAGTTCCATGTCATGGGACACGGTTTTACGTGGGAAACACGTAACCCTGAGTTAGAGCAAAAAGCGGCGGAACAGGCGTGGGAATTAGCTAAGGGTCTGTTAGCAAACCCAGAAGTGGATTTTGTGCTACTGGATGAAGTCACCTACATGTACAAGTATGGATACTTACAAGTAGAAGACCTTTTGGCGGCGTTAGAAAGTCGACCAAAACATCAAAACGTGATGATGACAGGGCGAACTGCGCCTAGAGCGTTACTAGACTCTGTGGATACGCACAGTAAAATTGCCAATGAACGCCATGCTTTCGCCTCAGGTGTCAAAGCGCAAGAAGGAATCGAGTGGTAG
- a CDS encoding trimeric intracellular cation channel family protein, whose protein sequence is MLLYWFGMFGIAAFAITGVISSGKRDMDLFSVVLLGMVTSLGGGTIRDVILSVDAVYWVDDVSYVWVAFLSSVFAFFAVRVIENRQQIFEYADSFGLALFTVAAVEKVLNYGFSSIIAIVMGVITGVAGGMIRDLLSHRPPLVLGKEFYATPAFLGALLVVSLEKNIPFHEFNSVYGAALIFILRLFAIHKGLYYPSWLLYKKRSKHDAE, encoded by the coding sequence ATGTTGTTGTATTGGTTTGGCATGTTTGGCATCGCAGCATTTGCCATTACGGGAGTAATCTCGTCCGGTAAACGAGATATGGATTTGTTCAGCGTCGTGTTGTTAGGCATGGTGACGTCATTAGGTGGTGGAACAATTCGTGATGTTATTTTATCGGTCGACGCGGTGTATTGGGTCGACGATGTGTCTTATGTATGGGTTGCCTTTTTGTCTTCCGTGTTCGCTTTTTTTGCCGTTCGTGTCATCGAAAATAGGCAACAGATCTTCGAATACGCCGACTCGTTTGGACTTGCGCTATTTACCGTGGCGGCCGTCGAAAAAGTACTGAACTATGGCTTCTCTTCTATCATTGCAATTGTCATGGGTGTGATTACCGGTGTCGCTGGAGGAATGATTCGGGATTTGTTAAGCCATAGGCCTCCCTTGGTTTTAGGAAAAGAATTTTACGCGACGCCAGCATTTCTGGGTGCTTTATTGGTGGTCTCTCTGGAAAAAAATATTCCTTTTCATGAATTTAATTCCGTTTACGGTGCCGCTTTGATCTTTATACTCAGGTTATTCGCAATACACAAAGGCCTATATTACCCAAGTTGGCTACTATACAAAAAGAGAAGTAAACACGATGCCGAATAA
- a CDS encoding histidine phosphatase family protein, producing MKLFLVRHPEPDVEKGFCYGKLDVPIVSSWHQDAVYLSQWLERRRLPKIQSFHSPLSRASKLALSVNPNSKPIGELAELDFGLWEGQNWSTISREEIDEWGADLQFSAPYKGESLEDLRLRVMPKVNALIDEADSDIVLYTHSGVIKVIVSVLCQWPVSECHRINIGYSSVTQLTINDDRDNRYISLDLLGAGDWVGLAVE from the coding sequence ATGAAGTTGTTTTTAGTGCGCCACCCCGAACCCGATGTTGAGAAAGGGTTTTGTTACGGTAAGTTAGATGTGCCTATTGTGTCGTCTTGGCATCAAGATGCTGTTTACCTTAGTCAATGGCTTGAGCGTCGGCGTCTTCCCAAAATACAAAGCTTCCACAGCCCTCTGTCCAGAGCCTCTAAGCTTGCGTTAAGCGTGAATCCCAATTCAAAACCCATAGGCGAGCTTGCGGAATTAGACTTCGGTCTATGGGAGGGACAAAATTGGTCGACTATTTCGCGTGAAGAAATAGACGAGTGGGGGGCTGATCTGCAATTCTCAGCCCCTTACAAAGGTGAATCGCTCGAAGACCTAAGGCTCAGAGTGATGCCCAAGGTTAACGCCCTGATCGACGAGGCGGACAGTGATATTGTCCTTTATACGCACTCGGGCGTTATTAAGGTAATTGTAAGTGTGTTATGCCAGTGGCCCGTCAGTGAATGCCATAGAATTAATATCGGTTATTCTAGTGTGACTCAACTAACGATCAATGATGATAGAGATAATCGATACATATCGTTAGACCTATTAGGGGCTGGTGATTGGGTCGGTCTGGCGGTTGAGTAG
- a CDS encoding adenosylcobinamide-GDP ribazoletransferase, whose translation MVNKLSPYLTGFLRSVSTYTRIPVKANWEEQDGIAHPVCFLPWVGLIVAVLSAWPLLFFSWSDELQAIFMLLSAVLITGAFHEDGLLDSADGLVGGWNQEQRLAIMKDSRIGSFAAITVVFSILIKWWLLTQWIDNNEWQGGALSVLGGWIAVHVLARILPLLMMSSLSYVSSAQSKSASMIAKLSFRDWCVALSSLLLCFISVGLISLLLSIIALGIFFLIARVYLNRRIRGFNGDTLGAVEQISEALVIFSLLGFAA comes from the coding sequence ATGGTCAATAAACTGAGTCCCTACTTAACTGGTTTTTTACGCAGTGTTTCAACCTACACTCGCATCCCAGTAAAAGCCAATTGGGAAGAGCAAGATGGGATCGCGCATCCCGTTTGTTTTTTACCCTGGGTAGGGCTCATCGTTGCGGTTTTAAGTGCGTGGCCTCTTTTATTTTTTAGCTGGAGTGACGAGCTACAAGCCATCTTTATGCTGCTTAGTGCAGTATTAATCACGGGTGCGTTTCATGAAGATGGTCTACTGGACTCGGCTGACGGCCTTGTTGGAGGCTGGAATCAAGAACAGCGCCTCGCAATAATGAAAGACTCTCGAATAGGCAGCTTTGCAGCCATCACCGTTGTGTTTTCTATTCTGATTAAATGGTGGCTGTTAACGCAGTGGATCGATAATAACGAATGGCAAGGTGGTGCGTTGTCGGTATTAGGGGGATGGATAGCAGTCCATGTGCTTGCTCGAATTTTGCCTTTGTTAATGATGAGTAGTTTGTCATACGTTTCGAGCGCACAAAGCAAATCTGCGTCTATGATTGCTAAGCTTTCTTTTCGAGATTGGTGTGTTGCTTTAAGCTCTCTACTACTGTGTTTTATCTCTGTTGGTCTAATCTCTTTGCTTTTATCAATTATCGCGCTTGGTATTTTCTTTCTTATCGCTCGCGTCTATCTTAACAGGCGAATTCGAGGTTTTAATGGCGATACATTGGGCGCAGTAGAGCAGATCTCAGAAGCGTTGGTCATTTTCTCGTTATTGGGGTTTGCCGCATAA
- the cobT gene encoding nicotinate-nucleotide--dimethylbenzimidazole phosphoribosyltransferase, with translation MSVFDQFSIPPSSRSLERDIQHKIDTKTKPPGSLGVLEVLTAQLAKIQNSLTPSVDHAQMIVFAADHGIVDQGVSAFPQEVTPQMVGNFLAGGAAVSVFCKQHDVALKVVDVGVNADIPAHPLLASAKVAYGSKDFMLEAAMSSRQLEQALVVGVNQANAAIDSGVNLMMFGEMGIGNTCVASCMLSALTGMSGEETAGRGTGLSSEGVSHKAKVIQASLKRIEIALGKPMASWSAQDIGEQCGGFEIIAMAGAMLQSAQRGVAFVVDGFICTAAYAFAMKIQSNLSDYAIFAHQSNETAHQAILQHLNVRPVLTLDLRLGEGSGAILAYPIIKSATVFMTQMASFADAGVSDGQ, from the coding sequence ATGTCGGTATTTGATCAATTTTCGATTCCTCCTTCCAGTCGTTCTCTTGAACGAGATATCCAACATAAAATCGATACAAAGACTAAGCCTCCAGGCTCGCTGGGCGTGCTCGAAGTACTTACCGCTCAATTGGCAAAGATTCAAAACTCGCTAACACCGTCAGTCGACCATGCTCAAATGATTGTGTTTGCTGCCGATCACGGTATTGTTGATCAAGGTGTCAGTGCGTTTCCTCAAGAAGTGACACCTCAAATGGTCGGGAACTTTCTGGCTGGTGGCGCGGCTGTTAGCGTATTTTGTAAGCAGCATGATGTCGCGTTAAAAGTGGTGGATGTGGGTGTTAACGCAGATATTCCAGCTCACCCACTGTTAGCAAGTGCCAAAGTAGCGTATGGCTCGAAAGACTTTATGCTTGAGGCCGCAATGAGTTCACGTCAGTTAGAGCAAGCGCTTGTTGTTGGTGTAAATCAGGCCAATGCAGCGATAGATTCGGGCGTGAACCTTATGATGTTCGGAGAAATGGGCATTGGTAACACTTGCGTCGCTTCTTGTATGTTGAGTGCGTTGACGGGCATGTCAGGAGAAGAAACGGCAGGCCGTGGGACGGGTCTTAGCAGCGAGGGAGTCTCACATAAAGCGAAAGTGATTCAAGCCTCTCTTAAGCGAATAGAAATCGCGTTAGGGAAGCCAATGGCGTCTTGGTCTGCTCAGGATATCGGTGAGCAATGTGGTGGCTTTGAAATCATCGCCATGGCTGGAGCTATGCTGCAATCAGCGCAAAGGGGAGTGGCTTTTGTTGTCGATGGCTTTATTTGCACAGCAGCCTATGCTTTTGCAATGAAAATACAAAGCAACTTATCTGATTATGCTATTTTTGCCCATCAGTCTAACGAAACGGCGCATCAGGCGATCCTTCAACATCTTAATGTTAGACCTGTTCTCACGTTAGATTTACGTCTTGGTGAGGGCTCCGGTGCGATTTTAGCCTATCCTATAATTAAAAGTGCAACGGTATTTATGACCCAAATGGCAAGTTTTGCGGATGCGGGAGTAAGCGATGGTCAATAA
- the rlmB gene encoding 23S rRNA (guanosine(2251)-2'-O)-methyltransferase RlmB gives MSNLEWVYGIHAVENALTQQPERVKDVRFQEGRDDKKTQRLMQLCKKNGVRFQVVPRKVLDQLFAKSKERVVHQGVVAQATMTKAKDEAELHKHVEALEETPLIIILDGITDPHNLGACLRSADAAGAHAVVMPKDKSAPLNATVSKVACGAAESMPVFAVTNLARTMKKLQDQGVWIFGTAGEATDMLYDHDLTIPTAIVMGAEGDGMRRLTREQCDYLVKLPMAGVVSSLNVSVATGVCLYEAVRQRTNKA, from the coding sequence ATGTCGAATTTAGAATGGGTATATGGCATTCACGCTGTTGAAAATGCGCTCACTCAGCAGCCGGAAAGGGTGAAAGACGTTCGCTTCCAAGAAGGGCGAGACGATAAGAAAACACAAAGGCTGATGCAGTTGTGTAAAAAGAATGGTGTGCGTTTTCAAGTTGTCCCGCGCAAAGTGTTGGATCAACTGTTTGCAAAAAGCAAAGAGCGTGTGGTTCACCAAGGCGTCGTCGCTCAAGCGACGATGACCAAGGCCAAAGACGAAGCTGAGCTGCATAAGCACGTTGAGGCTTTAGAAGAGACGCCGCTGATCATCATTTTAGATGGTATAACCGATCCGCATAATTTAGGTGCTTGTCTTCGAAGTGCCGATGCAGCGGGGGCACATGCAGTCGTGATGCCAAAAGATAAGTCAGCTCCGTTAAATGCGACGGTCAGTAAAGTTGCGTGCGGCGCGGCTGAGAGTATGCCTGTTTTTGCTGTGACGAATTTAGCGAGAACGATGAAAAAGCTGCAAGACCAAGGTGTCTGGATATTTGGTACGGCAGGTGAAGCGACGGACATGTTGTACGATCATGACTTGACTATTCCAACGGCAATTGTAATGGGAGCAGAAGGCGATGGTATGCGCCGCCTTACTCGCGAACAATGTGATTATCTAGTTAAGTTACCGATGGCTGGCGTGGTATCGAGTTTGAACGTTTCCGTGGCTACCGGTGTTTGCTTGTACGAAGCAGTGCGTCAGCGTACAAACAAAGCGTAA
- the rnr gene encoding ribonuclease R, with the protein MSNKKVNDPFSDREASKYDNPVPSREFILEHIAKLGQPVTHPSLCHDFNLTKDDEIEALRRRLIAMSRDHQLQSNFDNEYTLIESSDLIEGRVQGTKDGHGFLIREDADDIFLSPRQMQSVMDGDIVVGRLSGRTVKGRLDGVVVEVKERKHTQIVGRYYEESATAFVTPENPRITQDVLIDQFSGLTPKHGQYVLVEFLEYGDRNSAAKGLIKKVLGDFMAPGMEIDVAIHRYDIPNVWPKSVENQVKHFGTEVVEEDKANRVDHRETPFVTIDGEDARDFDDAVYCEKTPGGWKLFVAIADVSHYVKKGSALDKEAIVRGNSVYFPGRVVPMLPEVLSNGLCSLNPDVDRLAMVAEISLTSRGKMRGFKFYEGLIRSHARLTYSKVAKMIDAEPDEQGTELRQRYAPIVSHIDDLHGLYKVLREAREQRGAMDFDTVETRMVFDEHSKIDQIVPIERNDAHKLIEECMLCANVAAAELLLKADLAALFRVHEGPKEEKLLALRTYLSILGLELEGGLKPTPMDYAKLGEAIRERADSRSIQTMMLRSMSQAVYQADNLGHFGLHYEAYTHFTSPIRRYPDLLVHRAIRYLIRGDGAPKVRQVYKVPGSDKLKANKIYGYDHADMDGLGDSCSTTERRADEATRDVEAWLKCQYVEQHLGEEFDGIITAVTPFGVFVELGGLFVEGLIHISGLGNDYFIHDPEHQAIIGERTGKSFKLGTKVKVSVSSVNLDQRKIDLSLVQNRPEKPKKRVEKTELSELEMQLAQLPPMELGGRKPSSEGASKSNNRGEKESWSTSKRDAEKQADAKKGRKKSPRKKVSLNKGKPKTKEQKAEKARNSSEAKKSNSVKKRAVKGATDKKVVPDVKKKKARKSKKSNAKRRAID; encoded by the coding sequence TTGAGTAATAAAAAAGTGAATGATCCTTTTTCGGATCGCGAAGCGTCCAAGTATGATAATCCAGTACCTAGCAGAGAGTTCATTCTCGAACACATTGCAAAATTAGGCCAGCCAGTTACACATCCCAGTTTATGTCATGATTTTAATCTTACTAAAGATGACGAAATTGAAGCCCTGCGACGTCGTTTAATTGCGATGAGTCGCGACCACCAGCTACAAAGCAACTTTGACAATGAATACACTTTGATTGAATCGTCTGACTTAATAGAAGGTCGTGTTCAAGGTACGAAAGATGGTCACGGTTTTCTTATTCGAGAAGATGCTGATGATATCTTCCTTTCACCACGTCAAATGCAATCGGTTATGGATGGTGACATTGTTGTAGGACGCCTGTCCGGTAGAACGGTAAAAGGGCGATTAGATGGTGTGGTTGTTGAGGTAAAAGAGCGTAAACATACTCAAATCGTCGGACGCTATTACGAAGAGAGCGCGACCGCATTTGTCACGCCTGAGAACCCGAGAATCACGCAAGATGTCTTGATTGACCAGTTTTCTGGCTTGACGCCAAAACATGGGCAATATGTTTTAGTAGAGTTTCTTGAGTACGGTGATCGAAATTCAGCGGCCAAGGGGCTAATTAAAAAGGTGCTAGGGGACTTTATGGCTCCTGGAATGGAGATTGATGTCGCGATACACCGATACGATATTCCAAATGTGTGGCCTAAGTCTGTCGAAAATCAGGTGAAGCACTTTGGAACTGAGGTTGTCGAAGAAGATAAAGCCAACCGTGTCGATCATCGAGAAACGCCATTTGTCACGATCGATGGCGAAGACGCTCGTGATTTTGACGACGCCGTTTATTGTGAAAAAACACCGGGTGGTTGGAAGCTGTTCGTTGCGATAGCGGATGTTTCGCATTATGTGAAAAAAGGCTCTGCATTAGATAAAGAAGCGATCGTGCGTGGTAACTCCGTTTACTTCCCAGGTCGTGTTGTTCCTATGTTGCCAGAAGTCTTGTCCAACGGCCTGTGCTCACTGAATCCAGATGTCGACCGTTTAGCGATGGTTGCCGAGATTTCCCTAACGTCTCGCGGAAAAATGCGAGGTTTCAAATTTTACGAAGGGCTTATTCGTTCTCATGCTCGTCTGACGTATTCAAAAGTCGCTAAAATGATCGACGCTGAGCCAGATGAACAAGGTACTGAACTTCGTCAACGTTACGCTCCGATTGTTTCCCATATTGATGACCTTCATGGCTTGTACAAAGTGTTGAGAGAAGCTCGTGAGCAACGTGGCGCGATGGATTTTGATACGGTCGAAACACGTATGGTGTTCGACGAACATTCTAAAATCGATCAAATTGTACCAATAGAACGTAACGATGCACATAAACTTATAGAAGAGTGTATGTTGTGTGCGAACGTTGCTGCGGCCGAGTTACTTTTAAAAGCAGACCTAGCAGCGCTATTTCGTGTTCATGAAGGTCCTAAAGAAGAAAAGCTGCTGGCATTGCGTACTTACCTGTCCATATTAGGACTTGAATTAGAAGGTGGCCTTAAACCGACGCCGATGGACTACGCAAAATTGGGCGAGGCCATTCGAGAGCGAGCGGATTCGCGAAGCATTCAAACAATGATGCTAAGGTCGATGTCACAAGCCGTTTATCAAGCGGATAATCTTGGTCACTTTGGTTTGCACTATGAAGCTTATACGCATTTCACCTCGCCTATACGTCGTTATCCCGATTTGCTCGTACACAGAGCCATTCGTTACCTTATTCGTGGTGATGGTGCGCCAAAAGTTCGTCAAGTCTATAAGGTACCAGGTTCAGATAAGCTGAAAGCAAACAAAATTTATGGTTATGATCATGCCGATATGGACGGTTTGGGTGATTCTTGTTCGACGACAGAAAGACGAGCAGACGAAGCGACACGCGATGTTGAAGCTTGGTTGAAGTGCCAATATGTTGAACAGCATTTGGGCGAAGAGTTTGATGGCATTATTACCGCGGTTACTCCATTTGGCGTGTTTGTTGAGTTAGGTGGTTTATTTGTTGAGGGTCTTATTCATATCTCTGGGCTAGGTAATGATTACTTTATTCATGATCCCGAGCATCAAGCGATCATTGGAGAGCGCACGGGTAAGTCGTTTAAACTGGGTACTAAGGTCAAAGTAAGTGTATCAAGCGTGAACTTAGATCAACGTAAAATAGATTTAAGCTTGGTTCAAAATCGCCCTGAAAAGCCGAAAAAGCGCGTTGAGAAAACGGAACTGTCTGAGCTTGAAATGCAGTTAGCACAACTTCCTCCGATGGAATTGGGAGGGCGTAAACCAAGCTCTGAAGGGGCGTCTAAATCAAATAATAGAGGTGAAAAGGAAAGTTGGAGCACCTCTAAGCGTGATGCTGAAAAGCAAGCCGACGCTAAAAAAGGGAGGAAAAAGAGCCCTCGTAAAAAGGTGAGCCTAAACAAAGGCAAACCTAAGACAAAAGAACAAAAGGCCGAAAAAGCGAGAAATAGCTCTGAAGCTAAGAAAAGTAATTCGGTTAAGAAAAGAGCTGTGAAAGGCGCAACGGATAAAAAAGTTGTGCCTGACGTAAAGAAAAAGAAAGCACGTAAGTCTAAAAAAAGTAATGCGAAACGACGTGCTATTGATTAA
- a CDS encoding pyruvate, water dikinase regulatory protein produces the protein MSLHNNKKGNKRMKVYFVSDGTAITAEVFGSAMLSFFDVDIEAESVPFLATIDQANGFVQQVNEEVEVGKAALVFYTISDPEISEVVQRCETHCYNLFGDLLSPIEKALGVPAQPNAQKAHGMKAGVYDIRIDAINYALANDDGVSIKNFEEADVILLGVSRSGKTPTSLYMAMQYGIKAANYPLNEDDFRAVGLPRILRPHKSKLYGLTIDPQRLHEIRSGRMAASKYASQRQCRYEIEEVEAIYRQERVSFLNTTLLSVEEISTKIMAEMQLSRHR, from the coding sequence ATGTCGTTACATAACAACAAAAAGGGTAATAAACGGATGAAAGTGTATTTCGTATCTGATGGCACGGCGATCACCGCTGAGGTATTTGGGTCTGCTATGTTGTCGTTTTTTGATGTCGATATCGAGGCGGAAAGCGTGCCTTTTTTAGCGACTATTGATCAAGCAAATGGTTTTGTCCAGCAGGTGAATGAAGAAGTAGAAGTGGGTAAGGCTGCCCTCGTGTTTTATACGATTTCTGATCCAGAGATAAGTGAGGTTGTGCAGCGTTGCGAAACACACTGTTATAACTTATTTGGTGATTTGCTTTCGCCAATCGAAAAGGCGCTTGGCGTTCCGGCACAACCGAATGCGCAGAAAGCGCATGGTATGAAAGCAGGGGTCTATGATATTCGTATTGATGCAATTAACTACGCATTGGCCAATGATGACGGTGTATCTATCAAAAATTTCGAAGAAGCCGATGTCATTTTGCTTGGTGTCTCTAGATCAGGAAAAACACCGACGAGTCTTTATATGGCAATGCAATATGGCATCAAGGCTGCCAATTACCCATTAAATGAAGACGACTTTAGGGCTGTTGGTTTACCTAGAATACTGCGGCCTCACAAATCTAAACTTTATGGACTCACTATCGACCCGCAACGCTTGCATGAAATTCGTTCTGGGCGGATGGCTGCGTCGAAATATGCATCCCAAAGACAGTGTCGATATGAAATAGAAGAAGTGGAGGCTATTTATCGTCAGGAGCGTGTTTCGTTTTTAAATACAACGCTTTTGTCAGTGGAAGAAATTTCCACCAAAATCATGGCAGAGATGCAATTATCGCGACATCGATAA
- the ppsA gene encoding phosphoenolpyruvate synthase: MSQFIKWFSELRLDDVGEVGGKNASLGEMISNLSDLNIQVPNGFATTAYAYQTFLEESGLNDKIHSLLDSLDVDDVQALAQAGDTIRNWVEEAPFSDEFNKEIEEAFKVLSADQGEAASFAVRSSATAEDLPDASFAGQQETYLNVEGLDNIKSSIKRVFASLYNDRAISYRVHQGFEHKGVALSAGIQKMVRSDIGSSGVLFTLDTESGFDEVVFITAAYGLGEMVVQGTVNPDEYYVHKPTLENERPAVVRKTLGSKAQKMEYAEPGSDDFVKIVPVKLQDQNQFALTNEEVEDLARQAMIIEKHYQRPMDIEWAKDGIDGKIYIVQARPETVRSQSSAQSMERYNLKETSSVLVTGRAIGHKIGSGAVKVLSSITEMDRIQQGDVLVTDITDPDWEPIMKRASAIITNRGGRTCHAAIIARELGIPAVVGCGDATKVLKDGQNVTVSCSQGDMGFVYQGNLEFDVVTSEVGNMPEAPVKVMMNVGNPNRAFDFAMLPNAGVGLARLEFIINRMIGIHPKALINYSEMDAGIQEEIDHRIAGYNSPIEFYVDKLVEGIATLACSFSNKPVIVRLSDFKSNEYHNLVGGPLFEPDEENPMLGFRGAARYIDDSFRDCFALECQAVKRVRNEMGLTNVQIMIPFVRTLEEAQQVTELLAEHGLSSGENGLKIIMMCELPSNALLADEFLEYFDGFSIGSNDLTQLTLGLDRDSGLIADKFDERNPAVKKLLKMAIDACRAKGKYVGICGQGPSDHADFADWLVEQGIESVSLNPDTVIETWLHLSETQSNGSNKKDAV; the protein is encoded by the coding sequence GTGAGTCAATTTATAAAGTGGTTTAGCGAGTTACGTCTGGATGACGTGGGCGAAGTAGGCGGCAAAAACGCTTCGCTTGGGGAAATGATCTCGAACCTTTCGGACCTTAATATTCAAGTTCCTAATGGTTTTGCAACGACTGCTTATGCGTATCAAACGTTTTTAGAAGAAAGTGGGTTGAATGACAAAATTCATTCACTACTGGACTCTCTCGACGTAGATGATGTCCAAGCACTTGCGCAAGCAGGTGACACGATTCGAAACTGGGTTGAAGAAGCGCCGTTCTCCGATGAGTTCAACAAAGAAATTGAAGAAGCATTTAAAGTATTAAGTGCAGACCAAGGAGAGGCAGCCTCCTTTGCTGTACGCTCATCTGCAACGGCAGAAGATTTGCCAGACGCATCGTTTGCTGGCCAGCAAGAAACTTACCTAAATGTCGAAGGACTAGATAATATCAAGTCCTCCATCAAACGCGTGTTTGCATCATTGTACAATGATCGTGCTATCTCATACCGCGTCCATCAAGGGTTTGAGCACAAAGGTGTTGCCTTATCTGCTGGCATTCAAAAAATGGTTCGAAGTGACATAGGTTCGTCAGGGGTATTATTCACACTTGACACCGAATCTGGTTTCGATGAGGTCGTCTTTATCACAGCGGCCTATGGTCTTGGTGAAATGGTAGTACAAGGAACGGTCAATCCAGATGAGTACTATGTTCATAAACCGACCTTAGAAAATGAGCGCCCTGCAGTTGTTCGTAAAACTCTGGGAAGTAAAGCTCAGAAAATGGAATACGCAGAGCCAGGCAGCGATGACTTCGTTAAAATCGTTCCTGTAAAACTTCAAGATCAAAATCAATTCGCGCTAACTAATGAAGAAGTTGAAGACTTGGCTCGCCAAGCTATGATCATCGAAAAACACTATCAGCGTCCAATGGACATTGAGTGGGCGAAAGACGGGATCGATGGCAAAATTTACATCGTACAAGCGCGCCCAGAAACCGTTCGATCTCAATCAAGCGCTCAAAGTATGGAGCGTTACAATCTAAAAGAAACCTCGTCAGTCTTAGTAACAGGCCGTGCTATTGGCCATAAGATCGGCTCTGGCGCTGTGAAAGTGCTGTCTTCGATTACTGAAATGGATCGTATCCAACAGGGCGATGTTCTAGTGACAGACATCACTGACCCTGATTGGGAGCCGATCATGAAACGTGCATCGGCGATTATCACAAACCGTGGTGGTCGAACTTGTCACGCTGCGATCATTGCACGCGAGCTCGGTATTCCTGCGGTTGTCGGTTGTGGCGATGCGACCAAAGTATTAAAAGACGGGCAAAACGTCACAGTATCCTGTTCACAGGGCGACATGGGCTTTGTTTACCAAGGAAACTTAGAGTTTGATGTTGTTACCTCAGAAGTAGGCAACATGCCAGAAGCACCTGTCAAAGTCATGATGAATGTCGGAAACCCAAATCGCGCTTTCGACTTTGCAATGTTACCTAATGCTGGTGTGGGCTTAGCTCGACTAGAGTTCATCATAAACCGCATGATTGGTATTCACCCTAAAGCGTTAATCAACTACTCTGAGATGGACGCAGGTATTCAAGAAGAGATCGATCATAGAATTGCAGGCTACAACAGCCCGATTGAATTCTACGTCGATAAGCTTGTAGAAGGCATAGCAACATTAGCCTGCTCCTTCTCAAACAAGCCAGTCATTGTTCGTTTATCAGACTTTAAATCGAACGAATACCATAATTTAGTCGGCGGTCCATTGTTCGAACCAGATGAAGAAAACCCAATGCTGGGTTTCCGTGGCGCAGCTCGCTATATTGACGATTCATTCAGAGATTGTTTTGCATTGGAGTGTCAAGCTGTTAAGCGCGTTCGTAACGAAATGGGCTTAACCAATGTTCAAATTATGATCCCATTTGTTCGTACATTGGAAGAAGCCCAGCAAGTGACAGAACTGCTTGCTGAGCATGGACTTTCTAGCGGTGAAAATGGTCTTAAAATCATTATGATGTGTGAACTGCCGTCCAACGCGTTACTTGCAGATGAATTTCTGGAGTACTTCGACGGTTTCTCAATTGGCTCAAATGACCTAACTCAACTAACACTGGGTTTAGATCGCGATTCGGGTCTGATTGCTGATAAATTTGACGAACGTAACCCTGCGGTTAAGAAATTACTCAAAATGGCGATTGACGCCTGCCGTGCTAAAGGAAAATACGTTGGTATTTGTGGGCAAGGCCCTTCTGATCACGCCGACTTTGCAGATTGGCTGGTCGAGCAAGGTATCGAAAGTGTGTCTCTAAACCCTGATACAGTCATCGAAACGTGGTTACACCTTAGTGAAACACAAAGCAACGGCAGTAACAAAAAAGACGCAGTTTAA